GCGTCGATGAGGTCAAAGCACAGTCCAAGGTAAGCATAATATTAATTAATGAGAAATTTTAAGATGGTTCAAGGGCCTAGATTGAATTTAATGACCAACTGCCTCATAGTCCTACAAGGTACTAATACGTCATCCATGAGAAAAGGTAGCTCACACTATTAAATACAAGATTTTATTCCGTATTTCGCGGGTGTTAGAAAATGGAAACAATAGAATAAAAAATTATGAATTAATAGTTTAAACATAGCATTATTGTAATTTTCTACCATTTTGATGTGAGTTCAACTTAAACTGTATTTAAAATTCCAATTATTCAATGTAATCTCTCTTTATGCAAAGGTATAAATTGTAATAACTTACATTTATCTCCATGGAATGCATGCAGGGCATAATATTAGCGGCCATAGATAACCCGTCAAACGCAGTGGAGTGGGCGCTGGCGGAGATGGTGAACAACCCAGAATTGCTGGCCAAGGCGGTGGAGGAGATGGACCGGGTGGTCGGTCGCGAGCGACTGGTGCAAGAGTCAGACATCATGCAGCTCAACTATCTCAAGGCGTGCATACGTGAGGCATTTCGCCTCCACCCAATCGCTCCCTTCAACCTTCCGCACGTCGCGATTGCTGACACCATTGTTGCAGGCTACCACATACCCAAGGGTAGCAACGTCATCCTCAGCCGGCTGGCCCTGGGCCGGAACCCAACCGTCTGGGATGAACCGCTCCACTTCAAGCCAGAGCGCCATATGGGAGACAACATCAATGTGGTGCTTACTGAGAGCGAATTGCGGTTCATCTCCTTCAGCACCGGACGGCGGGGATGCATCGCGGCATCACTAGGAACAACCATGAGTGTCATGCTCTTTGGCAGGCTCCTACATGGCTTCACCTGGACCAAACCGGCTGGGGTGTCGGCCATCAATCTCAGCGAGTCCAAGCACGACCTCTTCATAGAGCAGCCGCTAGTGCTACATGCTGAGCCACGTCTTCCGGTGCACCTCTACCCTCTCATGCATTGTTGAGCAAATAGCGAGCTATGAATCACCCATATGGCGAGTGTGCTAGCtattttttgatgaatctatactTACTAATAAAGGAAGGAAATATTCTTTTTTTTCTTCCCGCTTTGTTTCCTTCCACTTTGAATGATTTTCACGTATGCTGGCTATTTTGGTTTTGTTCGTTTCACGTACGAGAGAGCCGGTTTCTTTCATGCGCCGCTGGATCATCCTAGGCTTGTCCAAAGCATTGGAACAGTACGTGCTAGCCAAAAAACCACCCATCTAGTATTATTTTTGGACAAATAGAGATTAAATGTATACAGGACGATGCTTTTTTTTATCATCAACGAAGGATGAAAGTAGGTCGGCGCATATAGGgcaactccgtttgagttgtttcttccGGCCCAAGTCCCAGGGAGGGCAGCATAGCAGCCTATAATAGTCTTTCTATTTTGGTTTATCAATTAAATAGTACCACATAGTTTTCTTACTTTTAATTCTACAAGTTTATATACGCAAACAAATTGCCATGAGAATCAATAAGTAGCCTAACAAATATTAAAAAGACTCAGAGAGTGAGGTATGCAATGAGGACGCATATTTCGAGGGTGATCAGATCTGAGATTATGGGCCAATGAAAGCAATACAGACACGCTTATAGATCTGTGATTATGGGCCAATGGAACTAGTGAAAACCCAACTGAATAACTGAGATTGTAGGTCAATGAAAGAAATGAAGACCCGATTAAAGACTCAAGACTATTATTGGCCAATGGAAGAAATAAAGACGTGATTAAACTTGCAAGCTCATGCCGATGTGCATGGTGCATAATTAAAGGACTTGTGGGCTAAATCATTATAATTTACACCAAAGACGAAAAGCAGATGGTTGGGGTAGACCGATGAGGCATTTAAGGATGAGGAGGAAATCGCAATTTCCACACTTGACGCATACGACCAGCTCGTCGCCACACTCACGAAACATGAAATCATGTGTGACCAGGGAGCTACCTCTCTTGCTAtggattttttattttttgcaattaattttgatgatAAAGATTAATATTTCTCCCCCGTTGCAACacatgggcatatgtgctagtaaatcaaaaagaaaaaagaaaactgaaataaaaataaaaaaataaaaacctcAAGGAAAAACCCAACAAAAACCCAAGAAATACTGGAATGGAATCAAACCTTGGaagaaaaaaaaaatcagaaaatcagTACAACAAAAGTCGAACCAAACACAACGAAAGCAACAGAATGAAAAGGGAGCAACTAGTTGGCGagggctccttcgggagcctcgcaacgatcagcgccacttggcgcactCTCAGCCACCCCACCACGTGccgcgctctgggcgctcccttcATAATTTAATTTTTTTCACACGCGTTTCCGGCATTTTAAATGGTTTTTCCTGGGTTTTTTCGATGTTTTGGTTTTTCCTGGGTTTTTTCGATGTTTTGGTTTTCCATAGCTTTCAAGCCACACCGAACCGAAGTCCATACGTACGTGCCCAGTTCTGCATGTGCTTGGACACATCTTTTAACAGTGCCCACACGAGCCCACTGTTCCCTGCGTCGTGCATGCATGTCCCATGCATGATGTAGCAGCGGGATCCTATACAGCACGTAGGTCGCCCGCTAGCAACATAGCACGCCACCCCCCCTCCCTGTCGGGCTCCCTGTTCAGTGTATGTGCCGGCCCGTTTTCCGGTTTTATTTTGCCACCGGTTTTTGGAAGGTTCTATAACCTTGCAGAACCGGTTTTTTGGTTTTTTTATGTTTTCTATATtggtttttcgtttttcttttcttttaaattttttctttcttttcttattgtttctttcatttttttatttctttttcctttttccttttctcacttttttcttttcctttttatttttctattttcatcTTCTTCACTTTTTGACTATTTttggcaatttttatttttgaaatcgtCAACACCTTTTTTTCATCgaattcgaaaaatgttcaaccatgtaaaaaaatgttcaacaatccagaaaatgttcatcgaattcaatttttttatcggatttaaaaaatgttcataaaaattcaaaatttgttcatcgaactaaaaaaatgttcatcagattatttttttgttcattgtttttaaaaaatgttcatcacattcaaaatttgttcactgaATTATAAATTTGTTCATGAAATTCAAATTGTGTTcataattttttcaaaaaaaattctttaatagaaaaaaattTCATCACATTAAAAAATGTTTATAAAATGCCAAATTTGTTTATCGATGTTCAAAatatgttcatcaaattcaaaaaaatgtacATTCCTTTGAAATCACAAACAGTTTTTTAATTCAAGAATTGTTTTggaattttgtgaacattttttaattccgTCAGCATTTATCatttcacgaacatttttttcaaatcatcaacaattttcaaattcacgaacatttCACAAGTTTTAACTATATTGAAATCCCAAATTAGTCTTACAATGGAAAACAatttaaaaaaagcaaaaaaaaaaagatgCTTCCGCTTTCCCTACACACACATGGGCCAGTCCATGAGGCAGCGCGGGGGAGCGGGGGTTACGCGCTCCGTCATTCGCTGGCGCGTACACCGCTAAATGGGAGGTCTCTATGTAGCATCTCATTGAATCCCGGATGCATGGTCCCACCATCTCTATAAACCGAAAGTTGCCCATATGGTCCATCATCCTCGCGTCTCAAATACTTTTGGAAAGACAATTATGGTTAGTTTTCAGATAAGTACTCTCAATAATCTACAAATAGGAGATGTTTTATTGTATTTTTATTACTTTTGAATAGACAATAATTATTATTAATATCATCCTTCGTATCTAGATAAACTAAGACAATCTATAAATAGAAGATTTTTTATTCAGTTTTCATTAAGTCTGGATAGAAAATTATTAATATTAGTATCAGCCTTCTTATCTAGATAAATATAAGGCAATCTATAAATAGAAGCTTTTTATCCTGTTTTGAATATGTTTAGATAGacaattattattattagtatCAACCTTCGTATCTAAATAAATAGAAGACAATCTAGAAATAGAAGATTTTTCATTCTATAGacaattattattattagtatCAGGATAAATACATTTGAAATGTCATGTGATAAATGTGGTAAACGATCGATCCACACATGAGGaatatatctagacatgttttaatgTTAGATACGTAGATACCTTCGTATTTAATAAATCTAAGCCATTTTTTTGGGACGGAGATAACATATAAAGAGGGGTCTCGCTCTCATGGGCAGAGTAGCATGGAGAGCAAAGTTGGCTTCCCTACGCAACGATAACAAGGGAAGCTACCTCGCAAGCTTGTGTGCGCTTTGCAAGCAGCAGTCTCCACAATGCTGGCTTGTTGTTGCTTTGTTGTGTCCCAGCTGCTCATCGTAATAACACTCATATACCTTGTCATTACCAAGACCAAGGTCCACAGTGGCACGTGCTCATCGGCGACGGTGCCGCTTCCACTTCCACCGGGGCCATGGCCATGGCCAGTGGTGGGTAGCCTTCCCGAGATGGTGCTCAACAAGCCCGCGTTCCGTTGGATCCATCGCGAGATGAAGGATATGGGCACCGACATCGCTTGCTTCCGCCTCGGCGGCGTCCACGTCGTTCCGATCACATGTCCCAAGATCGCAAGGGAGGTTCTTAAGAAGCAGGACAAAAACTTCTCATCCCGGCCACTCACCTTCGCCTCCGGTGCAATCAGCAGCGGGTACAAGGACGCCGTGCTCTCGCCGTTCGGCGACCAGTGGATGAAGATGCGCAAGGTGCTCACCTCTGAGATCATCTGCCCCTCCCGTCACAAGTGGCTCCACGACAAGCGCGCCGATGAAGCTGACAACTTGACGCGCTACATCTACAACCTCACCGCCGGGGGGCTGTCATCTTCAATGTCGGGACTAGCCAACGTCAATGTCAGGCACGTCGCGCGGCATTACTGCGGCAACGTCATTCGCCGGCTTGTCTTCGGCCAACGGTACTTCGGGGAGCCTCAGCCGAACGGTGGGCCGGGGCCGATGGAGGTGGAGCACATGGATGCTTCCTTCGCCCTCCTAGGGTTCACCTACGCGTTCTGTGTCAGCGACTACCTCCCGTGTCTACTTGGCCTAGATCTCGACGGCTACGAGAAAATTATTAAGGAGGCCAACACAAAAGTGGATAGGCTGCACGACGTGCTCATCGAAGAGCGTTGGAGGCAGTGGAACAGCGGCGAGAGGCAGGACGGAGTCCAGGACTTCCTTGACGTTCTCATCACGCTCGCCGACGGTGACGACAAGCCGTTGCTCAGCGTCGATGAGGTCAAAGCACAGTCCAAGGTAAGCATAATATTAATTAATGAGAAATTTTAAGATGGTTCAAGGGCCTAGATTGAATTTAGTGACCAACTGCCTCATAGTCCTACAAGGTACTAATACGTCATCCATGAGAGAAGGTAATAGCTCACACTATTAAATACAAGATTTTATTCCGTATTTCGCGGGTGTTAGAAAATGGAAACAATAGAATAAAAAATTATGAATTAATAGTTTAAACATAGCATTATTGTAATTTTCTACCATTTTGATGTGAGTTCAACTTAAACTGTATTTAAAATTCCAATTATTCAATGTAATCTCTCTTTATGCAAAGGTATAAATTGTAATAACTTACATTTATCTCCATGGAATGCATGCAGGGCATAATATTAGCGGCCATAGATAACCCGTCAAACGCAGTCGAGTGGGCGCTGGCGGAGATGGTGAACAACCCAGAATTGCTGGCCAAGGCGGTGGAGGAGATGGACCGGGTGGTCGGTCGCGAGCGACTGGTGCAAGAGTCAGACATCATGCAGCTCAACTATCTCAAGGCGTGCATACGTGAGGCATTTCGCCTCCACCCAATCGCTCCCTTCAACCTGCCGCACGTCGCGATTGCCGACACCATTGTTGCAGGATACCACGTGCCCAAGGGTAGCAACGTCATCCTCAGCCGGCTGGCCCTGGGCCGGAACCCAACCGTCTGGGATGAACCGCTCCACTTCAAGCCAGAGCGTCATATGGGAGACAACATCAATGTGGTGCTTACTGAGAGCAAATTGCGGTTCATCTCCTTCAGCACCGGACGGCGGGGATGCATCGCGGCATCACTAGGAACAACCATGAGTGTCATGCTCTTTGGCAGGCTCCTACATGGCTTCACCTGGACCAACCCGGCTGGGGTGTCGGCCATCAATCTCAGTGAGTCCAAGCACGACCTCTTCATAGAGCAGCCGCTAGTGCTACATGCTGAGCCACGTCTTCCGGTGTACCTCTACCCTCTCATGCATTGTTGAGCAAATAGCGAGCTATGAATCACCCATATGGCGAGTGTGCTAGCtattttttgatgaatctatactTACTAATAAAGGAAGGAAATATTCTTTTTTTCTTCCCGCTTTGTTTCGTTCCACTTTGAATGATTTTCACGTATGCTAGTTAATTTGGTTTTGTCCGTTTCACGTACGAGGGAGGCGGTTTCTTTCATGCGCCGCTGGATCGTCCTAGGCTTGTCGAAAGCATTGGAACAGTATGTGCTAGCCAAAAAACCACCCATCTGGTATTATTTTTGGACAAATAGAGATTAAATGTATACAAGATGATGCTCTTTTTATCACCAACGAAGGATGAAAGTAGGTCGGCGCATTTAGGgaaactccgtttgagttgtttcttccGGCCCAAGTCCCAGGTAGGGCAGCATAGCAGCCCATAATAGTCTTTCTATTTTGGTTTATCAATTAAATAGTACCACATAGTTTTCTTACTTTTAATTCTACAAGTTTATATACGCTGACAAATTGCCATGGGAATCAATAAGTAGCCTAACAAACATTAAAAAGACTCAGAGAGTGAGGTACGCAATGAGGACGCATATTTCGAGGGTGATCAAATCTGAGATTATGGTCCAATGAAAGCAATACAGACACGCTTAAAGATCTGTGATTATGGGCCAATGGAACTAGTGAAAACCCAACTAAATAACTGAGATTGTAGGCCAATGAAAGAAACGAAGACCCGATTAAAGACTCGAGACTATTATGGGCCAACGGAAGAAATAAATATGTGATTAAACTTGCAAGCTCATGCCGATGTGCATGGTGCATAACTAAAGGACTTGTGGGCTAAATCATTATAATTTACACCAAAGGCGAGAAGCAGATGGGTGGGGTAGACCGAGGAGGCATTTAAGGATGAGGAGGAACTCGCAATTTCCACATTTAACGCATACGACCAGCTCGTCGCCACACTCACGAAACATGAAATCATGGGTGATGACACGTCGAGGTGTCCACCAAAGCCCGTGCCACCAGGGAGCTACCTCTCTTGCTAGGGATTTTTTATttcttgcaattaattttgatgatAAAGACTAATATTTCTCCCCCGTTGCAACacatgggcatatgtgctagtaaatcaaaaggaaaaaagaaaacttaaataaaataaaataataaaaacctCAAGGAAAAAACCCAAGAAATACGGGAATGGAATCAAACCTTGGAAGAAAAAATCAGAAAATTAGCACAACAAAAGTCAAACCAAACACAACGAAAGCAACAGAATAAAAAGGGAGCAACTAGTTGACGagggctccttcgggagcctcgcaacgatcagcgccacttgacgcgctctcagccgccccaccacgtgtcgcgctctgggcgctcccttcAGAATTTAATTTTTTCACACGCCTTTCCGGCATTTTAAATGGTTTTTCCTGGGTTTTTTCGATGTTTTGGTTTTCCATAGCTTTCAAGCCACACCGAACCGAAGTCCGTACGTATGTGACCAGTTCTGCATGTGCTTGGACACATCTTTTAACAGTGCCCACACGAGCCCACTGTTCCCTGCGTCGTGCATGCATGTCCCATGCATGATGTAGCAGCGGGATCCTATACAGCACGTAGGTCGTCCGCTAGCAACATAGCACGCCACCCCCCTCCCGGCCGGGCTCCCCGTTCAGTGTATGTGCCGGCCCGTTTTCCGGTTTATTTTGCCACCGGTTTTTGGAAGGTTCTATAACCTTGCAGAACcggttttttgattttttttatgttttctatattggttttttgtttttcctttcttttaatttttttctttcttttcttattgtttctttcttttttcctttttcttttctcacttttttctttccctttttattttctattttcatcTTCTTCACTTTTTGACTATTTttggcaatttttatttttgaaatcgtCAACACCTTTTTTCATCgaattcgaaaaatgttcaaccatgtaaaaaatgttcaacaatccagaaaatgttcatcgaattcaatttttttc
This portion of the Triticum dicoccoides isolate Atlit2015 ecotype Zavitan chromosome 7A, WEW_v2.0, whole genome shotgun sequence genome encodes:
- the LOC119328753 gene encoding tyrosine N-monooxygenase-like — its product is MLACCCFVVSQLLIVITLIYLVITKTKVHSGTCSSATVPLPLPPGPWPWPVVGSLPEMVLNKPAFRWIHREMKDMGTDIACFRLGGVHVVPITCPKIAREVLKKQDKNFSSRPLTFASGAISSGYKDAVLSPFGDQWMKMRKVLTSEIICPSRHKWLHDKRADEADNLTRYIYNLTAGGLSSSMSGLANVNVRHVARHYCGNVIRRLVFGQRYFGEPQPNGGPGPMEVEHMDASFALLGFTYAFCVSDYLPCLLGLDLDGYEKIIKEANTKVDRLHDVLIEERWRQWNSGERQDGVQDFLDVLITLADGDDKPLLSVDEVKAQSKGIILAAIDNPSNAVEWALAEMVNNPELLAKAVEEMDRVVGRERLVQESDIMQLNYLKACIREAFRLHPIAPFNLPHVAIADTIVAGYHVPKGSNVILSRLALGRNPTVWDEPLHFKPERHMGDNINVVLTESKLRFISFSTGRRGCIAASLGTTMSVMLFGRLLHGFTWTNPAGVSAINLSESKHDLFIEQPLVLHAEPRLPVYLYPLMHC